The DNA sequence ATTTTGGGTCTGTTATTAATCCTTGTTGCAACATATACTCTTTTAGTTCCAGCAAGCCGATTTACAGTAGAATCAACTGAAAGGTTATATTTTTCGGGCGTTTGAGCCACAACTATAATCGAAAAAAATAAAAATGGAACAGAATAGAAGACCGATCGTAATCGCATATCAATTGTTTGTGAACAGCAAATATAACAAATACAATGATATACATATATGTTAACTTAATTTTTATCAAAAAAAGGCAACAATTATTCCCGTTTAATTTACAGGTTGGAATCGGCAACCTTTACTGATTGTTTGAAAATTTGGGCGAACGATTTTTCAGGCATCCTTTATTTAAATAAATACACTGGATCAGATTGAATACACTTTCGAATCAAAACTCCACTTAACACATTTACCTAACTATAGTTTACCTGAATCAATCAAAGATGTACAAAGTCATTTTTTAAATATTTGAACAAATGAAGATCAAGGTTCGAGAATAGGAAAATAAAAGCCAATCCAAGGTCAGATCACAATCAACTCGGCATAAATCACTTAGAAACAAATAAAAATGACATTGACATATATTAATTGCATTTTTATTACAAGATAGAACCCATTTCTGCAAACAATTTCTACTTTTCACGGTTTTAAAACCTAGTGTAAATATTCATCGTTTGAATCACATCTTTGACATGCGAAAAATTAATAAAATTTTGATTGCAAACCGTGGCGAAATTGCCATTCGTATCATGCGAACTTGCCGTGAAATGGGAATCTCAACTGTAGCAGTGTTTTCTGATGCCGACCGTACCTCAATGCACGTTCGATACGCCGACGAAGCTTATCATATTGGTCCCGCATCTTCTGCTGAGAGCTATTTAAATGCGGATAAAATAATTGAAGTTGCCTTGAAGGTGAAAGCCGATGCCATTCATCCCGGATATGGTTTTTTATCCGAAAATTCTGTATTTGCAAGAAAATGTGCCGACAATGACATCAAATTTATCGGCCCCTCGCCCGAAGTTATTAACCAGATGGGCGATAAGATCCAGGCCCGTTTAACCATGATTGCTGCAGGTGTTCCGGTTGTTCCCGGAACCACAGAAAGTGTTAAGACAGAAAAGGATGCTCTGGAGACAATCCGAAAAATTGGCCTTCCTGTTATGGTTAAAGCTTCTGCCGGAGGTGGCGGAAAAGGGATGCGGTTGATCACTGAAGAAAAAGATATCGTTTCGTTGGTCAGATCGGCCCGGTCAGAAGCCAAATCGTCATTTGGAAATGATGCCGTTTATGTTGAAAAATATATTTCATCACCTCACCACATCGAATTTCAGGTTTTAGGTGATCAGCACGGAAATTTCGTTCATTTGTTCGAGCGCGAATGTTCTGTTCAACGCAGGCATCAAAAGATGATAGAAGAAACACCTTCGCCACTGATGACAACAGAGCTTCGGAAAAAAATGGGTGAATATGCAGTGGAAGCAGCGCGCGCAGTAAATTATGAAGGTGCCGGAACCATTGAATTTTTGGTTGACAATGACCGGAATTTTTTCTTTCTGGAGATGAATACGCGATTACAGGTAGAACACCCAATTACAGAACGTGTAACCGGAATTGATTTGGTAAAGCAGCAAATTTTAATTGCCGAAGGTCAACCACTATCGTTTACTCAGGAAAAACTAAGACAATCGGGTCATGCTATTGAGTGTCGCGTTTATGCTGAAGATTCGGAAAATAATTTCATGCCAAATCCGGGCAAAATTCACAACATTACTGAACCATTGGGATTTGGAGTCCGCACAGATGGTTATGTTTATGAAGGATATGAAATTCCAATCCACTACGACTCAATGATTTCTAAATTAATCGTTTGGGCCGAAAACAGAAATGAAGCAATCGCGCGAATGAAAAGAGCGCTTTACGAGTATAAAATAACCGGCGTGAAAACTTCCATCAAGTTTCTGGAACGAATAATGGATACAGAAGACTTCAAAAGTGGAAATTACGACACCAACTTTATTGAGAAAAACAAAGGTATTCTGTTATCCGATGAAAAATGTCCGGACGATTGCGAAGACATGATCATTATTGCGTCCTACATTGAATATCTCGACAGGCTTAACATTGCTCAGACCTCAAAAGAAATGTATCCTGCACAAAACCGATGGAAAAAATACACCTACCAAAAAAACTTTGAACGCTTATAATCAATTATAAAACATGTCGATAGAAATAAAAATAGATAAAAGAATTGCTTCAGTAGAAATATTAAAACAATTTGAGAACCTTCTCGAAATCAAAGTTGATGACAAAATATATCAGGTCGATTTAATGCACAACGATGAAGGTATATTTTCGATTCTGGCTAACGGGCATTCGTTTAACATTGAGCTAGTTCCGCAAACAAAGCCGAAGCTTTATACTGCTTATACCTTATACGATACGTACAACATTGAAATTATTGATGCTGAATCGCGTTATCGAAGAAACCGTTCAGGGGTATCACCACTGGCTTCTGAAAACTCCATTATTTCTCCAATGCCAGGAAAAGTGGTTAAAATTCAGGTTAAACAGGGCGACGAAGTTAAGCTGGGCGACACGCTTATAACTATTTCTGCCATGAAAATGGAAAGTGAATATAAGTCGCCAAAGGACGGAAAGATTGCCAAAATTAATGTCAACGAAGGAAGTACCGTTGATGCCAATCAAGTATTAATAGAAATCGTTTAAAATCAGAACATATGGATTTAAAAGCCAAATTTGATCAATTTGAATTACTTAATCAGCAGGCTGAATCAGGAGGAGGAACTGAACGAGTTGAAAAGCAACACAGTTCAGGCAAAAAAACAGCACGCGAACGTATCGAAATTCTTCTCGATCCGGGTACCTTTAACGAAATTGACAAAATGGTTACTCACCGGGCAACAGATTTCGGTATCGACAAACAAAAAATTCCGGGAGATGGACTGGTTTCGGGCTATGGTAAAATTGAAGGACGATTGGTTTATGTTTTCGCTCAGGATTTTACTGTTTTTGGAGGCACTTTAAGCCGCACAAATGCCGATAAAATTCTAAAAATTCAGGATCTGGCTGTAAAAATGGGTGCGCCATTGATTGGCCTTAACGACTCTGGAGGCGCCCGTATTCAGGAAGGCGTTGAAAGTCTGGCAGGTTACGCCGACATTTTTTATAACAATGTTCTTTGCTCGGGTGTCATCCCACAGATAAGTGCGATACTCGGCCCTTGTGCCGGTGGAGCGGTATACTCGCCAGCTTTGACCGATTTTATTTTTATGGTCGAGAAAACCAGTCACATGTTTGTTACTGGTCCAGAAGTGATCAAAACAGTGACTCATGAAGATGTTACCAAAGAAGAACTTGGAGGTGCTATAACACATGCTTCTAAAAGTGGAGTTGCACATTTCACTGGAAGCGACGAAGAAACTACACTTATGATGGTTCGTGAGTTGATGAGTTTTCTCCCGTCAAATAATATGGAAGAACCACCTTCTAAAATATGCACGGACCCTGAAGATCGTACTGATGCTTCCTTAAATGAAGTTGTTCCGGTTGATCCAAATAAACCTTACGACATTAAAGACATCATCCTTAAGATAATTGACGATGAGCATTTTCTGGAAGTTCAGCCACATTACGCTGCAAA is a window from the Aquipluma nitroreducens genome containing:
- a CDS encoding acetyl-CoA carboxylase biotin carboxyl carrier protein subunit, yielding MSIEIKIDKRIASVEILKQFENLLEIKVDDKIYQVDLMHNDEGIFSILANGHSFNIELVPQTKPKLYTAYTLYDTYNIEIIDAESRYRRNRSGVSPLASENSIISPMPGKVVKIQVKQGDEVKLGDTLITISAMKMESEYKSPKDGKIAKINVNEGSTVDANQVLIEIV
- the accC gene encoding acetyl-CoA carboxylase biotin carboxylase subunit, with translation MRKINKILIANRGEIAIRIMRTCREMGISTVAVFSDADRTSMHVRYADEAYHIGPASSAESYLNADKIIEVALKVKADAIHPGYGFLSENSVFARKCADNDIKFIGPSPEVINQMGDKIQARLTMIAAGVPVVPGTTESVKTEKDALETIRKIGLPVMVKASAGGGGKGMRLITEEKDIVSLVRSARSEAKSSFGNDAVYVEKYISSPHHIEFQVLGDQHGNFVHLFERECSVQRRHQKMIEETPSPLMTTELRKKMGEYAVEAARAVNYEGAGTIEFLVDNDRNFFFLEMNTRLQVEHPITERVTGIDLVKQQILIAEGQPLSFTQEKLRQSGHAIECRVYAEDSENNFMPNPGKIHNITEPLGFGVRTDGYVYEGYEIPIHYDSMISKLIVWAENRNEAIARMKRALYEYKITGVKTSIKFLERIMDTEDFKSGNYDTNFIEKNKGILLSDEKCPDDCEDMIIIASYIEYLDRLNIAQTSKEMYPAQNRWKKYTYQKNFERL
- a CDS encoding acyl-CoA carboxylase subunit beta, which translates into the protein MDLKAKFDQFELLNQQAESGGGTERVEKQHSSGKKTARERIEILLDPGTFNEIDKMVTHRATDFGIDKQKIPGDGLVSGYGKIEGRLVYVFAQDFTVFGGTLSRTNADKILKIQDLAVKMGAPLIGLNDSGGARIQEGVESLAGYADIFYNNVLCSGVIPQISAILGPCAGGAVYSPALTDFIFMVEKTSHMFVTGPEVIKTVTHEDVTKEELGGAITHASKSGVAHFTGSDEETTLMMVRELMSFLPSNNMEEPPSKICTDPEDRTDASLNEVVPVDPNKPYDIKDIILKIIDDEHFLEVQPHYAANIVIGFARMGGKSIGIVANQPAHLAGVLDINSSSKAARFVRFCDAFNIPLVTLVDVPGFLPGTGQEFGGIIKHGAKLLYAFAEATVPKITLITRKAYGGAYDVMSSKHIGGDVNMAYPTAEIAVMGPDGAINILYRGKLSDNEKADAVLDYREKFANPYRAAALGYIDEIILPQDTRHKIIQALNMTHNKRKSNLPRKHGNIPL